In Humulus lupulus chromosome 6, drHumLupu1.1, whole genome shotgun sequence, a single genomic region encodes these proteins:
- the LOC133782904 gene encoding uncharacterized protein LOC133782904 produces MSEKMTNQMIGRDTTSQIWNALSDCYTAQNRAKISQFQTLLRNTCMIGSLSEYLLKIKNIVDILASIGHKTSEQDHIEAIFNGLTKDYEVFITSVNTRNDPYTVAGIEALLMAQEVRIDKGLKELDITTAEANLAPQSRPNTSRGNYNNGGSRHGYSRGSFSHSGFPSQQFRNSTSFPNTTIRNSFPRAQRGMYANHGSSRAPSPAGCSSFTPWGQKSQCQLCHKKGHSVKTCFYCFDKSMVQNPFKASLQLPALVVICKRC; encoded by the coding sequence ATGTCAGAGAAGATGACCAACCAGATGATTGGCCGAGACACAACATCTCAGATCTGGAATGCTCTCTCTGACTGCTACACTGCTCAGAATAGAGCTAAGATAAGTCAATTTCAAACTCTTCTTCGTAATACTTGTATGATTGGATCTTTGAGTGAATATCTGTTGAAGATAAAGAACATTGTTGATATTCTTGCCTCTATAGGTCATAAAACTTCTGAACAAGATCACATTGAAGCCATTTTCAATGGATTAACCAAAGATTATGAAGTATTCATTACCTCTGTTAATACCAGAAATGATCCTTATACTGTAGCTGGAATAGAAGCACTATTGATGGCGCAAGAGGTCCGAATTGATAAAGGCCTCAAAGAACTCGACATCACCACTGCTGAAGCGAATCTTGCACCCCAATCTCGACCTAACACCTCAAGAGGAAACTACAACAACGGTGGTTCTCGACATGGGTACTCAAGAGGCAGCTTCTCACACTCAGGCTTTCCGTCTCAACAATTTAGGAATTCGACCTCTTTTCCCAACACTACCATTCGAAACTCATTCCCTCGAGCTCAACGTGGGATGTATGCCAATCATGGAAGTTCGAGGGCTCCCTCTCCTGCAGGTTGTTCTTCCTTCACTCCTTGGGGTCAAAAATCTCAATGCCAACTTTGCCATAAAAAAGGACACTCTGTCAAGACTTGTTTCTACTGTTTTGACAAGTCCATGGTCCAGAATCCTTTCAAAGCTTCCCTCCAACTACCAGCTTTAGTGGTGATATGCAAGCGATGCTAG